In the genome of Magnetospirillum sp., one region contains:
- the moaC gene encoding cyclic pyranopterin monophosphate synthase MoaC, protein MSRDLTHFDAAGNAVMVDVGTKEHTQRRATARGRVCVSPDTLRLIQGRGFKKGDVLAVAQLAGIMAAKKTHELIPLCHPLALSSVSVELSIDEAASAVEIEATVGLTGQTGVEMEALTAVSVAALTVYDMCKSVDRGMRIEAIRLVRKEGGKSGLFEQA, encoded by the coding sequence ATGAGCCGCGATCTCACCCATTTCGACGCCGCCGGCAATGCCGTGATGGTCGATGTCGGCACAAAGGAACACACACAGCGCCGTGCCACCGCGCGCGGGCGTGTCTGCGTGTCGCCGGACACGCTGCGCTTGATCCAGGGCCGCGGCTTCAAGAAGGGCGACGTGCTGGCGGTCGCCCAGCTTGCCGGCATTATGGCTGCCAAGAAGACTCACGAGCTTATTCCGCTGTGTCACCCGCTCGCTTTGTCCAGCGTTTCAGTCGAGCTTTCGATCGACGAAGCGGCAAGTGCCGTCGAAATCGAAGCGACGGTCGGGCTCACCGGCCAGACCGGCGTCGAGATGGAAGCGCTGACGGCCGTGTCGGTCGCGGCCCTCACGGTCTACGACATGTGCAAATCGGTCGACCGCGGCATGCGCATCGAGGCGATCCGCCTCGTGCGCAAAGAAGGCGGCAAGTCCGGCCTGTTCGAGCAAGCCTGA
- the trpC gene encoding indole-3-glycerol phosphate synthase TrpC: MSDVLSRILADKRVEVAARRAAVPEEALAAKLPHAPRVRGFAKSLRKRAQAGDVALIAEIKKASPSKGLIRADFDPARLAEAYRNGGATCLSVLTDEAYFQGRDAYLQQAHAAVALPTLRKDFVVDGYQLRETRALGADCALLILAALDDCQAQDLCETALDLGLDVLAEVHDAAEMARALTLPKGAANGAETLIGVNNRNLKTLAVDLATFEALAPLVPRDRLLVAESGIRNPGDIARLEAAGAAAFLVGESLMLQTDVEAATRSLLARAQVSA; the protein is encoded by the coding sequence ATGAGCGACGTTCTTTCCCGCATCCTTGCCGACAAGCGCGTCGAAGTCGCAGCACGCCGGGCGGCCGTGCCCGAAGAAGCGCTTGCCGCAAAACTTCCGCACGCACCCAGAGTGCGCGGCTTTGCCAAGAGCTTGCGCAAGCGTGCACAAGCGGGCGACGTGGCGCTGATCGCCGAGATCAAAAAAGCCTCGCCCTCCAAGGGTCTCATCCGCGCCGATTTCGATCCGGCACGCTTGGCCGAGGCCTATCGCAATGGCGGGGCCACGTGCCTCTCCGTGCTGACCGACGAAGCCTATTTCCAGGGCAGAGATGCGTATCTCCAACAGGCACACGCGGCCGTCGCCTTGCCGACCTTACGCAAAGATTTTGTCGTCGATGGCTACCAGCTGCGCGAAACGCGTGCGCTCGGGGCCGATTGCGCGCTGCTGATTCTCGCTGCCCTCGACGATTGCCAGGCGCAGGATCTGTGCGAGACGGCGCTCGATCTCGGGCTCGACGTGCTTGCCGAAGTGCACGATGCGGCCGAAATGGCGCGCGCCCTCACGTTGCCCAAGGGGGCGGCAAACGGGGCCGAGACGCTGATCGGCGTCAACAACCGCAATCTCAAGACGCTTGCCGTCGATCTTGCGACGTTCGAGGCCCTCGCCCCGCTCGTCCCGCGCGACCGGCTGCTCGTCGCCGAGAGCGGTATTCGCAATCCGGGCGATATCGCGCGGCTTGAAGCGGCAGGTGCTGCCGCCTTCCTCGTCGGCGAAAGCCTGATGCTGCAGACGGACGTGGAAGCCGCCACGCGCAGCCTGCTCGCCCGCGCCCAGGTCTCGGCATGA
- the trpD gene encoding anthranilate phosphoribosyltransferase: MPGDMTQLKALIARVADGHALTESEAGDAFEIVMSGNATPAQMGAFLMALRLRGETVDEIAAAARTMRAKALKVVAPEGAVEAVGTGGDASGSFNISTAASFVLAGCGQKVAKHGNRAFTSKSGAADVLTALGVNIECDLKLVEYAISKAGVGFMMAPRHHSATRHVAGVRVEMGTRTIFNLLGPLSNPAGVKRQLVGVFARKWVAPLAHTLGRLGSERAWVVHGSDGLDEITTTGPTHVAEFKDGAVREFEVSPEQAGLPLAKAADLKGGTPAENAATMRALLGGAKGPIRDVVLLNAAAVLVIADAAADLREGVAQAASAIDSGKALAALDALVDITNRSGA, from the coding sequence ATGCCGGGCGACATGACGCAACTCAAAGCGCTGATCGCGCGTGTGGCCGACGGCCATGCGCTGACCGAAAGCGAAGCCGGCGACGCGTTCGAAATCGTCATGTCGGGCAATGCGACACCCGCCCAGATGGGCGCTTTTCTGATGGCGCTGCGCTTGCGCGGCGAAACCGTCGACGAGATCGCGGCGGCCGCGCGCACGATGCGCGCCAAAGCCCTCAAGGTCGTCGCCCCCGAAGGTGCGGTCGAAGCGGTGGGCACGGGCGGCGACGCCTCGGGCTCGTTCAACATTTCGACGGCCGCCTCGTTCGTGCTCGCGGGCTGCGGCCAGAAGGTCGCCAAACACGGCAACCGCGCGTTCACGTCCAAATCGGGTGCGGCCGATGTGCTGACAGCCCTCGGCGTCAATATCGAGTGCGATCTGAAGCTCGTCGAATACGCGATCTCGAAAGCGGGTGTGGGCTTCATGATGGCGCCGCGCCACCATTCGGCCACGCGCCACGTCGCGGGCGTGCGCGTCGAAATGGGCACGCGCACGATCTTCAATCTGCTGGGGCCGTTGTCGAATCCGGCCGGGGTCAAGCGCCAGCTCGTCGGCGTGTTCGCGCGCAAATGGGTCGCCCCGCTTGCGCATACACTCGGCCGCCTCGGCTCGGAGCGCGCCTGGGTCGTGCACGGCTCGGACGGGCTCGATGAAATCACCACGACCGGCCCCACCCATGTGGCCGAATTCAAAGACGGTGCGGTGCGCGAATTCGAAGTTAGCCCCGAACAAGCGGGCCTGCCGCTTGCCAAGGCCGCCGACCTCAAAGGCGGCACGCCGGCCGAAAACGCCGCGACAATGCGCGCCCTTTTGGGCGGGGCCAAAGGCCCGATACGCGACGTCGTGCTGCTGAACGCGGCCGCCGTACTCGTGATTGCCGATGCCGCCGCCGATCTGCGCGAAGGTGTGGCCCAAGCAGCCTCCGCGATCGACAGCGGCAAAGCGCTCGCCGCCCTCGACGCACTCGTCGACATCACCAATCGGTCCGGCGCATGA
- the cueR gene encoding Cu(I)-responsive transcriptional regulator, with amino-acid sequence MNIGEVAAATGMTAKSIRYYESVGLVAPAARGQNNYRAYGAREMAELRFVHRARSLGFSVKDVADLLALWRDRSRASQQVHAMAVSHMAAIEQKIASLETMKATLQTLLRRCHNDDRPDCPILDDLAR; translated from the coding sequence ATGAATATCGGCGAAGTTGCGGCGGCAACCGGGATGACTGCCAAGTCGATCCGCTACTACGAATCGGTCGGGCTCGTGGCCCCGGCGGCGCGCGGCCAAAACAACTACCGCGCCTATGGGGCGCGCGAAATGGCCGAATTGCGCTTTGTGCACCGGGCGCGCTCGCTCGGCTTCTCCGTTAAGGACGTGGCCGATCTTCTGGCGCTGTGGCGCGACCGCAGCCGCGCAAGCCAGCAAGTCCATGCGATGGCGGTTTCTCATATGGCGGCAATCGAGCAAAAGATCGCCAGTCTCGAGACCATGAAAGCGACGTTGCAGACGCTGCTGCGGCGCTGCCACAACGACGACCGGCCGGACTGCCCGATCCTCGACGATCTGGCGCGCTAG
- a CDS encoding molybdopterin molybdotransferase MoeA, translated as MLAVAEAQARILAALGPVGAETVSLAQSAGRTLAVDLVAKLTQPPAAVSAMDGYAVRAADITNAPASLRQIGTAPAGHPFPGRIGQGECVRIFTGAIVPEGADTILIQENAEADGDRIRAKQSEPVGRFVRPAGLDFKRGQNLLPAGTVLGPRQIGLAAATNHAWLEVRRRPRVAILATGDEIVLPGTEPLPGQIVSSNSAALAAFVEQAGGIASVLPIAPDTTEALQALAAGARGADLLVTTGGASVGDHDLVRAALGQSGLALDFWQIAMRPGKPLMFGRYGDVPMLGLPGNPVSSLVCAVLFLGPILATMLGRANPLPKRRRAILGCDLAANDMREDYLRAKIAADENGNLVATPFARQDSSMLALLATADGLVVRPPHAPAAKQGDSVQFVELAPVCG; from the coding sequence ATGCTGGCGGTCGCGGAAGCCCAAGCGCGCATTCTGGCGGCCCTCGGCCCCGTGGGTGCCGAGACCGTATCGCTGGCGCAAAGTGCGGGCCGCACATTGGCGGTCGATCTCGTCGCCAAACTCACGCAGCCGCCCGCCGCCGTTTCGGCCATGGACGGCTATGCCGTGCGCGCAGCCGACATCACGAATGCACCCGCAAGCTTGCGCCAGATCGGCACCGCACCGGCCGGGCATCCATTTCCAGGCCGCATTGGCCAAGGCGAATGCGTGCGCATCTTCACGGGTGCGATCGTGCCTGAGGGGGCGGATACGATCCTCATCCAGGAAAACGCCGAAGCCGACGGCGACCGGATCCGCGCCAAACAGAGCGAGCCCGTCGGGCGCTTCGTGCGGCCGGCCGGGCTCGATTTCAAGCGCGGCCAGAATCTGCTTCCCGCCGGCACCGTGTTGGGACCGCGCCAGATCGGCCTTGCGGCCGCCACGAACCATGCCTGGCTTGAAGTGCGGCGACGGCCGCGCGTTGCAATCCTCGCCACCGGCGACGAAATCGTGCTGCCCGGCACGGAGCCCCTGCCCGGCCAGATCGTCTCGTCGAACAGTGCGGCCCTTGCCGCCTTCGTCGAACAGGCGGGCGGGATTGCAAGCGTGCTGCCGATCGCACCCGACACAACCGAAGCCTTGCAAGCGTTGGCCGCAGGTGCGCGCGGGGCCGATCTGTTGGTCACGACCGGCGGGGCTTCCGTCGGCGACCACGATCTCGTGCGTGCGGCCTTGGGCCAAAGCGGGCTTGCCCTCGATTTCTGGCAAATCGCGATGCGCCCCGGCAAACCGCTGATGTTCGGGCGCTATGGCGACGTGCCGATGCTGGGCTTGCCCGGCAATCCGGTGTCGTCGCTCGTGTGCGCCGTTTTGTTCCTGGGACCGATCCTCGCGACGATGCTGGGCCGGGCCAATCCGCTACCCAAACGGCGGCGCGCCATCCTCGGCTGCGATCTTGCGGCCAACGACATGCGCGAAGACTATCTGCGCGCCAAGATTGCCGCAGACGAAAACGGCAACCTCGTTGCAACCCCGTTCGCGCGCCAGGACAGTTCGATGCTGGCCCTGCTCGCGACCGCCGACGGGCTCGTTGTGCGGCCCCCTCATGCGCCTGCGGCCAAGCAAGGCGACAGCGTGCAATTCGTGGAACTCGCCCCCGTCTGTGGATAA
- a CDS encoding PAS-domain containing protein, producing the protein MLSSDSDGRSLRRGPLSLGYSRFRWGLIGLAVGISVAFMAYFVYNARANAEQAARAAEREIRNITNVLGEQVARTLAAVDLGVLAAAVDLAEIEYWQQGADLTRISEMLMRFAAAEPAIGRLMAIDKNGLVRASSDATLPGTSFAHRAFMATVGDGVLLSVVDPPVDDGPSCQGCIAISAPVIGRDNGQYGLIVAEIPRMAFERIFKRLDSGRRSIFAIVDVRSHLVVRVPAADRGSVVSAATFPIALRAFSQNETLTERSASIDGIDRLFAFTPVPGRGWVVYGGVAPEDFLAEWRQSLQVSVPFSVLVLASVVFLILALSRHLGRVEESERSLRQSDQRYQSLVANIPGVVFQRRRLPNGRTNIVWIGAALEELFGFSAERVMRLSGGSLRAILLAEDLQRFKDAFESSAHDMSAVSWIGRARHADGRILSIEVTARPRLEAAGSILWDGILLDVTDRIAADAALTTLRAQLELALANMAQGMCVCDAEQRIVVYNRRYLEIGNIEEGDVVPGTAVETVMRATIARGAFRTDKPEQLVERTLAALRAKTPSKFTIDMADGRTVEIDVQPLSDGGSVSSFTDISDREAAQEALRLAKEQAELADRSKSQFLANMSHELRTPLNAIIGFSEIMTDRLFGPLGDARYEEYARDIRESGRHLLTLINDILDLSKIEARQATLREEQVSLAEVVDACVRLVDDRAQRGNLSLAIADFDEFPPIWADRVKLKQILLNLLSNAIKFTPAGGSVGLSGARVSDGSLVVRVTDTGIGMRPQDIPTALQPFRQVESSLSRKHEGTGLGLPLTKAIVEMHGGTLAIASIPGKGTTVSFTIPTERVIDPQGLTDSMLTEAIHAARGPL; encoded by the coding sequence ATGCTGTCTAGCGACAGCGACGGCCGTTCGCTTAGGCGCGGCCCGCTGTCTCTCGGCTATTCGCGCTTTCGTTGGGGACTGATCGGCCTTGCCGTCGGCATCAGCGTCGCGTTCATGGCCTATTTCGTCTACAACGCGCGCGCCAACGCCGAGCAAGCCGCGCGCGCGGCCGAGCGCGAAATTCGCAACATCACCAACGTCCTGGGCGAGCAGGTCGCGCGCACGCTGGCGGCAGTCGATTTGGGCGTGCTGGCGGCGGCCGTCGATCTTGCGGAAATCGAATATTGGCAGCAAGGCGCCGACTTGACACGCATCTCGGAAATGCTGATGCGCTTTGCGGCCGCCGAACCCGCGATCGGCCGGCTCATGGCGATCGACAAAAACGGTCTGGTTCGCGCGTCGAGCGACGCGACCCTGCCGGGCACTTCGTTTGCGCATCGCGCGTTCATGGCCACGGTCGGCGACGGCGTGCTGCTGAGCGTGGTCGATCCGCCCGTGGACGACGGGCCGAGCTGCCAGGGCTGCATCGCGATCTCGGCCCCCGTGATCGGGCGCGACAATGGCCAGTACGGCCTCATCGTTGCGGAGATCCCGCGCATGGCCTTCGAACGCATTTTCAAACGCCTGGACAGCGGCCGGCGCAGCATCTTCGCGATCGTCGACGTGCGCAGCCATCTGGTGGTTCGCGTGCCCGCTGCCGACCGCGGATCGGTTGTGTCGGCGGCCACGTTCCCGATCGCCTTGCGCGCCTTCAGCCAGAACGAAACGCTGACCGAGCGTTCGGCCAGCATCGACGGCATCGACCGGCTCTTCGCCTTCACCCCCGTGCCGGGGCGCGGCTGGGTCGTATATGGCGGCGTGGCGCCCGAAGATTTCCTAGCGGAATGGCGCCAGTCGCTGCAGGTGTCGGTGCCGTTTTCGGTGCTGGTGCTGGCCTCGGTCGTCTTCCTGATCCTCGCTTTGTCGCGGCATTTGGGCCGCGTCGAGGAAAGCGAGCGCAGCTTGCGCCAGTCGGACCAGCGCTACCAGTCGCTCGTCGCCAATATCCCGGGCGTGGTGTTCCAGCGCCGCCGCTTGCCCAACGGGCGCACGAACATCGTGTGGATCGGCGCGGCCCTCGAGGAGCTGTTCGGCTTTTCGGCCGAACGCGTGATGCGCCTCAGCGGCGGCTCGCTGCGCGCGATCCTGCTTGCCGAAGATCTGCAGCGCTTCAAGGACGCGTTCGAGAGCTCGGCGCACGACATGTCGGCGGTGAGCTGGATCGGTCGCGCGCGCCATGCCGACGGCCGGATACTCTCGATCGAGGTCACCGCCCGCCCGCGCTTGGAGGCCGCCGGCTCGATCCTGTGGGACGGCATCCTGCTCGACGTCACCGACCGCATCGCGGCCGATGCGGCACTCACGACGCTGCGAGCGCAACTCGAACTCGCACTTGCAAACATGGCGCAGGGCATGTGCGTGTGCGACGCCGAGCAGCGTATCGTCGTCTACAACCGCCGCTATCTCGAGATCGGCAACATCGAGGAAGGCGACGTCGTCCCCGGCACCGCGGTCGAAACGGTGATGCGCGCGACGATCGCACGCGGCGCGTTCCGCACCGACAAGCCCGAGCAGCTGGTCGAAAGAACGCTCGCCGCCCTGCGCGCGAAAACGCCGAGCAAATTCACGATCGACATGGCCGACGGGCGCACGGTCGAGATCGACGTGCAGCCGCTCTCGGACGGCGGCTCGGTCTCGAGCTTCACCGACATCAGCGACCGCGAAGCGGCCCAAGAAGCGTTGCGTCTGGCCAAAGAACAGGCCGAACTTGCCGACCGCTCGAAGTCGCAATTCCTCGCCAATATGAGCCACGAGCTGCGCACGCCGCTTAACGCCATCATCGGCTTCTCCGAGATCATGACCGACCGGCTCTTCGGCCCCTTGGGCGACGCGCGCTACGAGGAATACGCGCGCGACATCCGCGAGTCCGGCCGCCATCTGCTGACGCTCATCAACGACATTCTCGACCTCTCCAAGATCGAAGCGCGCCAGGCGACCTTGCGCGAAGAGCAAGTGTCGCTGGCGGAAGTCGTCGACGCGTGCGTGCGCCTCGTCGACGACCGCGCGCAACGCGGAAATCTCTCCCTTGCGATCGCCGATTTCGACGAGTTCCCGCCGATCTGGGCCGACCGGGTGAAGCTCAAGCAGATCCTGCTCAATCTTCTGTCCAACGCGATCAAGTTCACGCCGGCGGGCGGCAGCGTGGGCCTGTCGGGTGCCCGCGTGTCCGACGGCAGCCTCGTCGTGCGCGTGACCGACACCGGCATCGGCATGCGCCCGCAAGACATCCCCACCGCCCTGCAGCCGTTCCGCCAGGTCGAAAGCAGCTTGAGCCGCAAACATGAAGGAACCGGTCTTGGCCTGCCGCTGACCAAAGCCATCGTCGAGATGCATGGCGGCACGCTCGCGATCGCCTCCATTCCGGGCAAGGGCACGACCGTGTCCTTCACGATCCCGACCGAGCGCGTGATCGATCCGCAGGGGCTCACGGATTCGATGCTGACCGAGGCCATCCACGCGGCGCGCGGCCCTTTGTAG
- the lexA gene encoding transcriptional repressor LexA codes for MLTRKQYELLLLINQRLADVGVPPSFDEMKDALGLKSKSGIHRLITGLEERGFIRRLPHRARALEVVRLPDNLQAQGLKPASGPALVANPGGPGGETARGFRPQVVKNEFRTAHTLAPVGVEVVKLPLYGRIAAGLPIEAMRDNSNTVDVPPQMLSRGEHFALEVAGDSMVEAGILDGDTVLIQKVDTADNGQIVVALIDEQEVTLKRFRRRGASIALEPANKAYETRIFGPDRVRVQGKLVGLMRRFH; via the coding sequence ATGTTGACCCGCAAACAATACGAGCTGCTGCTGCTCATCAACCAGCGCTTGGCCGATGTCGGCGTGCCGCCGTCGTTCGACGAGATGAAAGACGCGCTCGGCCTCAAATCCAAATCAGGCATCCACCGCCTGATTACGGGCCTCGAGGAGCGCGGTTTCATCCGTCGCCTGCCGCATCGCGCGCGCGCGCTTGAAGTCGTACGTCTGCCGGACAATCTGCAAGCCCAGGGCCTAAAGCCCGCCTCGGGCCCGGCTTTGGTCGCCAATCCGGGCGGTCCGGGCGGCGAAACCGCGCGCGGCTTCCGCCCGCAAGTCGTCAAGAACGAGTTCCGCACGGCGCACACACTTGCTCCGGTCGGCGTCGAAGTCGTCAAGCTGCCGCTCTACGGCCGCATTGCCGCAGGTCTGCCGATCGAGGCGATGCGCGACAATTCCAACACGGTCGACGTGCCGCCGCAGATGCTGAGCCGCGGCGAGCATTTCGCCCTCGAAGTCGCCGGCGATTCGATGGTCGAGGCCGGCATTCTCGACGGCGACACGGTGCTGATCCAGAAGGTCGATACGGCCGACAACGGCCAGATCGTCGTGGCGCTGATCGACGAGCAGGAAGTCACGCTGAAGCGCTTCCGCCGCCGCGGCGCGTCCATCGCGCTCGAGCCCGCCAACAAAGCCTACGAGACGCGCATCTTTGGCCCCGACCGCGTGCGCGTGCAGGGCAAGCTCGTCGGCCTAATGCGCCGCTTCCACTGA